One segment of Ipomoea triloba cultivar NCNSP0323 chromosome 12, ASM357664v1 DNA contains the following:
- the LOC115999004 gene encoding calcium-dependent protein kinase 28: MGTCFSSSKVSGSNSNAASSGANAANTRKTITKPPPITTTKREVPHCSQQKAKEIAQKHQQQQQPRNSNVKASSRKGGVIPCGKRTDFGYDKDFGQRYSLGKLLGHGQFGYTYVATDKSNGDRVAVKRIEKSKMLLPIAVEDVRREVKILKALAGHENVVQFHNAFEDENYVYIVMELCEGGELLDRILAKKDSRYSEKDAAIVVRQMLKVAAECHLHGLVHRDMKPENFLFKSPKMDSPLKATDFGLSDFIRPGKKFQDIVGSAYYVAPEVLKRRSGPESDVWSIGVITYILLCGRRPFWDKTEDGIFKEVLRNKPDFRRKPWPTISNSAKDFVKKLLVKDPRVRLTAAQALSHPWVREGGNASDIPLDISVLSNMRQFVKYGHLKQFALRALATTLQEEELADLKDQFAAIDVDKNGVISLEEMRQALAKDLPWKMKESRVLEILQAIDSNTDGLVDFQEFVAATLHVNQMEEHNSENWQQRSQAAFEKFDIDKDGYITPEELKLHTGLRGSIDPLLEEADIDKDGKISLSEFRKLLRTASMGSRTVTSPSARRGSRL; this comes from the exons ATGGGTACCTGCTTTTCCAGCTCAAAAGTCAGTGGCTCTAACAGCAACGCCGCTTCTTCCGGCGCAAACGCCGCGAACACGCGCAAGACCATCACGAAGCCGCCGCCCATCACCACTACGAAGCGGGAGGTGCCGCATTGCTCTCAGCAGAAGGCTAAAGAAATCGCTCAGAAGCATCAGCAGCAACAGCAACCGAGGAATTCCAATGTGAAGGCTAGTTCCAGGAAAGGTGGGGTTATTCCCTGTGGAAAAAGAACGGATTTTGGATATGataaggattttgggcagaggTATAGTCTTGGGAAGCTGTTAGGGCATGGGCAATTCGGGTACACCTATGTTGCCACGGATAAGTCTAATGGAGATCGTGTTGCAGTTAAGAGAATTGAGAAGAGCAAG ATGCTTCTTCCTATAGCTGTTGAGGATGTCAGGCGTGAAGTGAAAATATTGAAGGCCTTAGCTGGTCATGAGAATGTGGTTCAGTTTCATAACGCGTTTGAGGatgaaaattatgtgtataTTGTAATGGA atTATGTGAAGGTGGAGAATTACTCGACCGTATTTTGGCGAA AAAAGACAGCCGTTATAGCGAGAAGGATGCAGCAATAGTTGTGCGGCAGATGCTAAAAGTTGCAGCAGAATGTCATTTACATGGTTTGGTGCATCGTGATATGAAACCGGAG aattttcttttcaaatcacCAAAAATGGATTCTCCATTGAAGGCCACTGATTTTGGTCTCTCAGACTTCATCAGACCAG GGAAGAAATTTCAAGATATTGTTGGTAGTGCATATTATGTTGCCCCAGAGGTATTGAAGCGTAGATCAGGCCCTGAATCAGATGTTTGGAGCATCGGAGTAATAACTTATATTTTGCTCTGTGGTCGGCGGCCCTTTTGGGACAAAACCGAAGATGGTATATTCAAGGAG GTTCTAAGAAATAAGCCCGATTTCCGCCGCAAGCCATGGCCAACCATAAGCAACAGTGCTAAAGATTTTGTTAAGAAATTATTGGTGAAGGATCCACGTGTCAGACTCACTGCTGCTCAGGCCCTAT CACATCCATGGGTCCGGGAAGGTGGAAATGCATCCGACATCCCATTAGACATTTCTGTACTATCCAACATGCGACAATTTGTTAAGTACGGCCATCTAAAGCAGTTTGCGTTAAGG GCCCTAGCGACAACACTTCAAGAGGAGGAGTTGGCCGATCTCAAAGATCAATTTGCTGCCATTGATGTGGATAAAAATGGTGTCATTAGTCTTGAAGAAATGAGACAG GCTCTTGCTAAGGATCTTCCATGGAAGATGAAAGAATCACGTGTTCTTGAGATTCTTCAAGCG ATTGACAGCAATACAGACGGACTTGTGGATTTCCAAGAGTTCGTTGCTGCCACGTTACATGTCAACCAGATGGAGGAACATAATTCTGAAAATTGGCAACAAAGATCGCAAGCCGCttttgagaaatttgacatcGACAAAGATGGATATATAACCCCAGAAGAACTTAAATTG CACACCGGATTAAGAGGCTCCATAGACCCGCTCCTAGAGGAAGCAGACATCGACAAAGATGGGAAGATAAGCTTATCAGAGTTCCGCAAGCTTCTAAGAACAGCAAGCATGGGCTCCCGGACAGTCACTAGTCCATCTGCAAGGCGAGGCTCGAGACTTTAA
- the LOC115998798 gene encoding naringenin,2-oxoglutarate 3-dioxygenase-like — protein MKPSSLTGLAGEKTLQSSFIRDEDERPKVAYNRFSDEIPVISLKGIDDGRRKGICDEIVKACEEWGIFQVVDHGVDADLIAQMTSLATAFFALPPEEKLRFDMSGGKKGGFIVSSHLQNKRLLSDQEGDRKPKFLGQFLIETISGEM, from the exons ATGAAGCCTTCAAGCTTGACAGGTCTTGCGGGGGAGAAAACGCTGCAATCCAGCTTCATCCGGGACGAAGACGAGCGTCCCAAAGTGGCTTACAACCGTTTCAGCGACGAAATTCCTGTGATTTCATTGAAGGGCATCGACGATGGGCGACGAAAAGGAATTTGTGACGAAATCGTGAAGGCTTGTGAAGAATGGGGGATATTTCAGGTGGTGGATCATGGCGTTGATGCTGATTTGATCGCCCAAATGACGAGCCTTGCCACCGCGTTCTTCGCATTGCCGCCGGAGGAAAAGCTCCGGTTTGATATGTCCGGTGGCAAGAAAGGAGGCTTTATTGTGTCCAGCCACCTACAG AACAAACGCTTGCTTTCTGATCAAGAAGGTGACAGAAAACCAAAATTTCTTGGCCAATTTCTGATAGAAACAATTAGCGGAGAGATGTGA
- the LOC115998025 gene encoding chaperone protein dnaJ 11, chloroplastic-like, translated as MISFSASSNFRLQSPPPRATAFAADNSPSPPSPSVVKFRQPRSSSVCAVATAAYAEEETEAAAFSSSPPLHPEIESPSSATSFYEILGIPVGATSEDIKAAYRRLARVCHPDVAGSRRKDASGDEFMKIHAAYSTLSDPGKRADYDRQLFLRRRSVNLYSSPTMSSRFAGNSRRNWETDQCW; from the coding sequence ATGATTTCCTTCTCCGCTTCTTCAAACTTCCGCCTCCAATCGCCACCGCCCAGAGCCACCGCCTTCGCCGCCGACAATTCTCCATCTCCACCGTCGCCGTCGGTCGTTAAATTCCGGCAGCCGCGGAGCTCGTCCGTCTGCGCCGTCGCCACCGCGGCTTACGCCGAGGAGGAGACGGAAGCCGCCGCGTTTTCGTCGTCGCCGCCGCTGCATCCGGAGATAGAATCGCCCTCCTCCGCGACGTCGTTTTACGAGATTCTAGGGATTCCGGTGGGAGCGACGAGCGAGGATATCAAAGCGGCGTACCGGAGGCTCGCGCGTGTCTGCCACCCCGACGTGGCGGGGAGTCGCCGGAAAGACGCCTCCGGCGACGAGTTCATGAAGATTCATGCTGCCTATTCCACGCTGTCGGATCCCGGTAAACGCGCCGACTATGATCGGCAACTCTTCCTCCGTCGACGGAGTGTCAACTTATACTCATCGCCTACAATGTCGTCGAGATTCGCCGGAAATTCTCGCCGGAATTGGGAGACCGATCAGTGCTGGTAG
- the LOC115998797 gene encoding naringenin,2-oxoglutarate 3-dioxygenase-like, giving the protein MKPSSLTGLAGEKTLQSSFIRDEDERPKVAYNRFSDEIPVISLKGIDDGRRKGICDEIVKACEEWGIFQVVDHGVDADLIAQMTSLATAFFALPPEEKLRFDMSGGKKGGFIVSSHLQGEAVQDWREIFTYFSYPKQNRDYSRWPDKPEGWRGVTEKYSEKLMEVASKLLEVLSEAMGLEKGTLSKACVDMDQKIVVNFYPKCPQPDLTLGLKRHTDPGTITLLLQDQVGGLQATKDGGKTWITVKPINGAFVVNLGDHGHLLSNGRFKNADHQAVVNSNSSRLSIAAFQNPAPEASVYPLKVREGEKPIMEEAITFAEMYRRKMSKDLELARLKKQKMVGIGKPHFESKPIDQILV; this is encoded by the exons ATGAAGCCTTCAAGCTTGACAGGTCTTGCGGGGGAGAAAACGCTGCAATCCAGCTTCATCCGGGACGAAGACGAGCGTCCCAAAGTGGCTTACAACCGTTTCAGCGACGAAATTCCTGTGATTTCATTGAAGGGCATCGACGATGGGCGACGAAAAGGAATTTGTGACGAAATCGTGAAGGCTTGTGAAGAATGGGGGATATTTCAGGTGGTGGATCATGGCGTTGATGCTGATTTGATCGCCCAAATGACGAGCCTTGCCACCGCGTTCTTCGCATTGCCGCCGGAGGAAAAGCTCCGGTTTGATATGTCCGGTGGCAAGAAAGGAGGCTTTATTGTGTCCAGCCACCTACAG GGCGAGGCGGTGCAAGATTGGCGAGAAATATTCACATATTTTTCGTACCCAAAGCAAAATAGGGACTATTCAAGATGGCCAGACAAGCCAGAAGGGTGGAGAGGTGTGACTGAGAAGTACAGTGAGAAGTTGATGGAGGTTGCAAGCAAATTGCTAGAGGTTTTATCAGAGGCAATGGGGTTAGAGAAGGGAACCTTGAGCAAGGCATGTGTGGATATGGACCAAAAGATTGTGGTGAATTTCTATCCAAAATGCCCACAGCCTGACCTCACCTTAGGGCTAAAACGCCACACAGATCCAGGGACCATCACACTTCTGCTGCAAGATCAAGTTGGGGGTCTCCAAGCTACTAAAGATGGTGGCAAGACTTGGATCACTGTCAAGCCCATAAATGGTGCCTTTGTTGTTAACCTTGGTGACCATGGCCAT TTATTGAGCAACGGAAGATTCAAGAATGCAGATCATCAGGCAGTGGTGAACTCAAATAGCAGCCGGTTATCGATAGCGGCGTTCCAGAATCCGGCGCCGGAGGCGAGTGTATACCCATTGAAAGTAAGGGAAGGCGAGAAGCCAATAATGGAAGAAGCAATCACATTTGCAGAGATGTATAGGAGGAAGATGAGTAAAGACCTCGAGCTTGCCAGGCTAAAGAAGCAGAAAATGGTGGGTATTGGGAAACCCCACTTTGAATCCAAGCCCATTGACCAAATTCTTGTCTAG
- the LOC115998661 gene encoding uncharacterized protein LOC115998661: METPSSTRRVTRSQTKAAAAASATTINNIPISKRFEESEKNAKQGNGKQKERSALIDITNDSPIIGLAMVTPSSTMSKKKRVIIGQITPGSGEALLRGQVKNLLQKVEEEADDLCKVSLDLNRPLLHLQGFVNSPLRLLAPTPANTPHLNPSENGLPSVTPSPVEEKIIISQMIIGKKESETEESNVTRSLLLDFSEKSEGTDDVSSDCSSMLTYEGGIRGSKNAGDDDVSSIWSIQANASSVDDEEEEDECVEEVEEECDEEVEGEDDDDDDGGLVDELCRGISKIGINGAAKFAGKHTRFVYNSDGELEGEDSGGDDDHCRGVVAAASPPSALRLKGLPTPKGKHLRFPEEEN; the protein is encoded by the exons ATGGAGACTCCATCATCAACCAGAAGAGTAACCAGATCGCAGACCAAGGCTGCGGCCGCCGCTTCTGCCACCACCATCAACAACATCCCCATTTCAA AGAGATTTGAAGAATCTGAGAAGAATGCCAAGCAGGGGAATGGGAAGCAGAAAGAGAGGTCAGCCCTTATTGACATCACCAATGATTCACCCATCATAGGGCTGGCAATGGTGACACCATCATCAACCATGTCCAAGAAGAAGAGGGTGATCATTGGGCAGATAACTCCTGGGTCAGGGGAGGCACTGTTGAGGGGACAAGTCAAGAACTTGTTGCAGAAGGTTGAAGAAGAGGCTGATGATCTCTGTAAAGTCTCATTGGACCTCAACAGGCCTCTCCTTCATCTTCAAGGCTTTGTTAACTCTCCCTTGCGCCTTCTTGCCCCAACTCCTGCAAATACCCCTCATCTCAACCCCTCTGAAAATGGCCTGCCTTCAGTAACCCCTTCCCCAGTTGAAGAAAAAATCATCATCTCTCAG atgaTTATTGGGAAGAAAGAATCTGAAACTGAGGAGAGTAATGTGACAAGGTCACTCCTGCTGGATTTTTCTGAGAAATCAGAGGGTACAGATGATGTTTCATCGGATTGTTCTTCAATGCTGACATATGAGGGCGGCATTAGAGGAAGTAAAAATGCGGGTGATGATGATGTTTCATCCATTTGGTCGATTCAGGCAAATGCAAGTAGTGTAgatgatgaggaggaggaggatgaaTGTGTTGAAGAAGTTGAGGAGGAATGTGATGAAGAGGTGGAaggagaagatgatgatgatgatgatgggggACTGGTTGATGAGCTTTGCAGAGGAATCAGCAAGATCGGCATTAATGGGGCAGCTAAATTTGCAGGGAAGCATACACGATTCGTGTACAATAGCGACGGTGAGCTTGAAGGCGAGGACAGTGGCGGCGATGATGATCACTGCCGTGGAGTGGTGGCTGCCGCCTCACCCCCGAGTGCTTTGCGGTTGAAGGGCTTGCCAACGCCGAAAGGAAAGCACCTCCGTTTTCCCGAGGAAGAAAACTGA